The Pseudomonas sp. TH06 genome has a window encoding:
- a CDS encoding autotransporter serine protease → MNNNKTPAQTGGRFALKTLTLAVLCAIGTAHAAPYVENGRTGDPSSWRSAEFKADWGLGAIGADHAYAAGYTGKGVKLGIFDQPVYAAHPEFSGSNKVITLVTSGIREYTDPYIPVKAGDAFRYDGSPSVGSDGKLGAHGTHVGGIAAGSRDGGPMHGVAFGAQIISADNGDPGPEDGIVRGNDGAVYKAGWDALIASGARIINNSWGIGITDRFDLGGRNPAYPHFTVNDAQVQFNEIRTLLGTKPGGAYDGAIAAARSGIVTIFAAGNDYNLNNPDAIAGLGYFVPDIAPNWITVAALQQNPDLASANPYIMSTFSSRCGYTASFCVSAPGTKIFSSIIEGTNADNLTTGYKNYNGTSMAAPHVAGSMAVLMERFPYMTGDQVASVLRTTATDLGAPGVDALYGWGMINLRKGIDGPSMFVTEKDIPEEFRIQGAYGSGQFVADLPGIGAIIDQGKPTERVCTDITCGLDTWRNDISGHGGLTKQGLGTLVLTGNNTYSGPTLVNQGRLAINGSLASAVTVNDGGILGGNGHIGALSVSKGGTVAPGNSIGTMNVAGDVTFAPGSTYAVELSPTSSDQIIATGKAVIEGATVTMSLENSPTLLTTNEVQSLLGTQYNILQAAGGIEGRFGQVLPDYAFLGGTLAYSANGIQLAVGRNEASFASVGLTPNQRAVGAAAERLGAGNALFETLLVSPNAASAQQAFQQLSGEIHPAIGTMLINDSRYLREAVGERLRERDLFDAGAPTDDRSNAWVKVLGAWGKSDGGHDNADSNSSIGGLLAGVDGLIAEDTRLGFVTGYSDSSLSMGSGTHSSASVDSYHLGAYLGHQVDALRLTAGAAYSWHRVDVKRDLQIGDIGSKQKTKHDAATTQVFTEAAYDLRLQPMNLEPFANLSYVHLNTESFTEKGDAAALKGGEDNRDVVLSTLGVRAKRSFALSDKQQLELGASLGWQHNLSGVDADSHLAFANGNSAFTVQSVSMDRDAAVVGVRAGLALNRDVRVNLDYNGLIGNNEKDHGVGLTLDWQF, encoded by the coding sequence ATGAATAACAATAAAACCCCCGCGCAAACGGGTGGCCGCTTTGCCCTGAAAACGCTCACGCTCGCCGTGCTGTGTGCAATCGGTACGGCGCACGCTGCGCCTTACGTGGAGAACGGTCGCACTGGCGATCCGTCGAGTTGGCGCAGCGCCGAATTCAAGGCTGACTGGGGTTTGGGCGCGATTGGCGCCGATCACGCTTACGCCGCTGGCTACACCGGCAAGGGCGTGAAACTGGGGATCTTCGATCAGCCGGTGTACGCCGCACACCCGGAGTTCTCCGGCAGCAACAAGGTCATCACCCTGGTCACCAGCGGTATCCGCGAATACACCGACCCGTACATCCCGGTGAAGGCCGGGGATGCATTCCGTTATGACGGTTCGCCCTCGGTCGGCTCCGACGGCAAACTTGGCGCCCATGGCACCCACGTCGGCGGTATTGCGGCGGGCAGTCGTGACGGCGGGCCGATGCACGGTGTGGCGTTCGGCGCGCAAATCATCAGCGCCGACAACGGCGACCCGGGCCCGGAAGATGGCATCGTTCGCGGTAACGACGGCGCGGTGTACAAGGCCGGTTGGGATGCGCTGATCGCCAGCGGTGCGCGGATCATCAACAACAGCTGGGGCATCGGCATCACTGACCGATTCGACCTCGGCGGCCGCAACCCGGCATACCCGCACTTCACCGTCAATGACGCGCAGGTGCAGTTCAACGAGATCCGCACACTGCTCGGCACCAAACCCGGCGGTGCCTATGACGGTGCAATCGCCGCCGCACGCAGCGGCATCGTCACCATTTTCGCCGCCGGCAACGACTACAACCTCAATAACCCGGACGCCATCGCCGGCCTCGGCTATTTCGTCCCGGACATCGCGCCGAACTGGATCACCGTCGCCGCGTTGCAGCAGAACCCGGATCTGGCCAGCGCCAATCCGTACATCATGAGTACGTTCTCCTCGCGTTGCGGTTACACCGCGAGCTTCTGTGTGTCGGCGCCGGGGACGAAAATCTTCAGCTCGATCATCGAAGGCACCAACGCCGACAACCTGACCACCGGCTACAAGAATTACAACGGCACCTCGATGGCCGCGCCGCATGTGGCCGGCTCCATGGCAGTGCTGATGGAGCGCTTCCCGTACATGACCGGCGATCAGGTCGCCAGCGTCTTGCGCACTACCGCCACCGACCTCGGCGCACCGGGTGTCGACGCCTTGTACGGCTGGGGCATGATCAACCTGCGCAAGGGCATTGATGGCCCGTCGATGTTCGTCACCGAAAAGGACATTCCTGAAGAGTTTCGTATTCAGGGCGCTTACGGCTCCGGCCAGTTCGTCGCGGATCTGCCGGGTATCGGCGCGATCATCGATCAGGGCAAACCGACCGAGCGCGTGTGCACCGACATCACTTGCGGCCTCGACACCTGGCGCAACGACATTTCCGGACACGGCGGCCTGACCAAGCAAGGCCTCGGCACCCTGGTGCTGACCGGCAACAACACTTACAGCGGCCCGACCCTGGTCAATCAGGGACGGCTGGCCATCAACGGTTCGCTGGCCTCGGCGGTCACCGTGAATGACGGCGGTATCCTCGGCGGCAACGGCCACATCGGTGCGCTGTCGGTGAGCAAGGGCGGCACCGTGGCCCCGGGCAATTCGATCGGCACGATGAACGTGGCCGGTGACGTGACTTTCGCGCCGGGCTCGACCTACGCGGTAGAACTGTCGCCGACCAGCAGCGACCAGATCATCGCCACCGGTAAAGCAGTCATTGAGGGCGCTACCGTCACCATGTCGCTGGAAAACAGCCCGACATTGTTGACCACCAACGAAGTGCAAAGCCTGCTCGGCACTCAGTACAACATCCTGCAAGCAGCGGGCGGCATAGAAGGGCGCTTCGGTCAGGTGCTGCCGGATTACGCGTTCCTCGGCGGTACGCTGGCATACTCGGCGAACGGCATTCAACTGGCGGTGGGGCGCAACGAAGCGTCGTTCGCCAGCGTCGGTCTGACGCCGAACCAGCGCGCCGTCGGTGCTGCTGCCGAGCGTCTGGGCGCCGGCAATGCGCTGTTCGAAACCCTGCTGGTGTCGCCAAATGCGGCGTCGGCGCAGCAAGCCTTCCAGCAGTTGTCCGGCGAGATTCATCCGGCCATTGGCACGATGCTGATCAACGACAGCCGTTATCTGCGTGAAGCGGTGGGCGAGCGTCTGCGCGAGCGTGATCTGTTCGATGCCGGTGCGCCGACGGATGATCGCAGCAACGCCTGGGTCAAGGTGCTGGGCGCCTGGGGCAAGAGCGATGGCGGGCATGACAATGCCGATTCCAACAGCTCCATCGGTGGCTTGCTGGCCGGTGTCGACGGCTTGATTGCTGAAGATACGCGTCTGGGTTTCGTTACCGGCTATAGCGACAGCTCGTTGAGCATGGGCAGTGGCACGCATTCGTCGGCGTCCGTCGACAGCTACCACTTGGGTGCGTACCTGGGGCATCAAGTTGATGCATTGCGTCTGACCGCTGGTGCGGCGTACAGCTGGCACCGCGTGGATGTGAAGCGTGACCTGCAGATTGGGGACATCGGCAGTAAACAAAAGACCAAGCACGATGCCGCGACGACCCAAGTGTTCACCGAAGCGGCTTACGATCTGCGCCTGCAACCGATGAACCTGGAACCGTTCGCCAATTTGTCGTACGTGCATTTGAACACCGAAAGCTTCACCGAAAAGGGTGATGCGGCGGCGCTCAAGGGCGGTGAAGACAATCGTGATGTAGTGCTGTCGACCCTTGGCGTGCGCGCCAAGCGCAGCTTCGCGCTGTCGGACAAACAGCAGTTGGAACTCGGCGCAAGCCTCGGCTGGCAGCACAACCTGAGCGGCGTCGATGCTGACAGCCACCTGGCGTTCGCCAATGGCAACAGCGCGTTCACTGTGCAGAGTGTGTCGATGGATCGTGATGCTGCCGTGGTCGGCGTACGTGCCGGGCTGGCGCTCAATCGCGATGTCCGGGTCAACCTGGATTACAACGGACTGATCGGTAACAACGAGAAGGACCACGGCGTAGGTCTGACCCTCGACTGGCAGTTCTAA
- a CDS encoding polyurethanase, with translation MGLFDYKNADGKALYSDAIALTLYAYTPTGQALPGTAWKPVSATALGYQGKVGAQGTFFGEKDGFTSAEAEVLGKYDAAGKLIGIGVAFRGTGGLGYSDTFGDMKNNLLAAIGPSDYATQYAKNAFDNLLKAVAAFSLAHGIAAKDVLISGHSLGGLGVNSVAELSASNWGGFFKDANYVSFASPTQSSTGNNVLNIGYENDPVFRVLDGTMFSTASMGKHDKPHDSTTDNIVNFNDNYASTAQNLVPFSIVNPLNWSAHSSLGYADGLNRVIDSKFYGLTHKDSTIIVSNLEEVSRGKTWVEDLGRSGEPHTGSTFIIGTQSSDWLKGGAGNDFLEGLGGDDRFRDDGGYNILLGGQGHNTFELQKPLQNFSFANDGDGTLYVRDAYGGISLTRDIGALVSKESGSWWGSKEITWGVTAKGLTNGSELTQYNHSLSGDGYGNALHASADGDWLFGLGGDDKLISDKGHVTFVGGAGNDVMTAVGGNNTFLFSGAFGFDAINGYQGSDKLVFMGVEGAGQGYNYKQHASQSGSDTVLKIGEYAVTLVGVGVANLSDSSFVFA, from the coding sequence ATGGGACTGTTCGATTACAAAAATGCCGATGGCAAAGCGTTGTACAGCGATGCCATCGCCCTCACGCTGTATGCCTACACGCCGACCGGGCAAGCGTTGCCGGGCACCGCATGGAAGCCGGTCAGTGCCACGGCGCTGGGCTATCAGGGCAAGGTCGGTGCGCAGGGCACGTTCTTCGGCGAGAAGGACGGTTTCACCAGTGCTGAAGCCGAAGTGCTCGGCAAGTACGACGCCGCTGGCAAGTTGATCGGCATCGGCGTTGCCTTTCGTGGCACCGGTGGGCTGGGCTACAGCGACACCTTCGGTGACATGAAGAACAATTTGCTGGCGGCCATCGGGCCGTCGGATTACGCGACTCAATATGCAAAAAATGCCTTCGACAACTTGCTCAAGGCAGTTGCGGCGTTTTCCCTCGCTCACGGCATCGCGGCCAAGGACGTGTTGATCAGCGGCCACAGCCTCGGCGGTCTCGGGGTCAACAGTGTGGCCGAGCTGAGCGCGAGCAACTGGGGCGGGTTTTTCAAGGACGCCAACTACGTGTCCTTTGCCTCGCCGACCCAGAGCAGCACCGGCAACAACGTGTTGAACATCGGTTACGAGAACGATCCGGTGTTCCGCGTGCTCGACGGCACCATGTTCAGCACCGCCTCGATGGGCAAACACGACAAACCGCACGATTCGACCACCGACAATATCGTCAACTTCAACGACAACTATGCGTCGACCGCGCAGAACCTCGTGCCGTTCAGCATTGTCAACCCGCTGAACTGGTCGGCCCACAGCTCGCTGGGCTATGCCGATGGCTTGAATCGAGTGATCGATTCGAAGTTCTACGGCCTCACCCACAAGGACTCGACGATCATCGTCTCCAACCTTGAAGAGGTGTCCCGGGGCAAGACCTGGGTCGAGGACTTGGGCCGCAGCGGCGAGCCGCACACGGGCAGCACTTTCATCATCGGCACGCAGAGCAGCGACTGGCTCAAGGGCGGGGCGGGCAACGACTTCCTTGAAGGCCTGGGTGGCGATGACCGTTTTCGCGATGACGGCGGCTACAACATCCTGCTCGGTGGTCAGGGCCACAACACCTTCGAATTGCAGAAACCGTTGCAGAACTTCAGCTTCGCCAACGACGGTGACGGCACGCTGTACGTGCGCGACGCTTACGGCGGCATCAGCCTGACCCGCGACATCGGCGCGCTGGTGAGCAAGGAGTCGGGTTCATGGTGGGGCAGCAAGGAAATCACCTGGGGCGTAACAGCCAAGGGTTTGACCAATGGCAGCGAGCTGACGCAGTACAACCATTCGCTGAGCGGCGATGGCTACGGCAATGCGCTGCACGCCAGTGCCGACGGTGACTGGTTGTTCGGTCTGGGCGGCGACGACAAGCTGATCAGCGACAAGGGCCACGTGACCTTTGTCGGTGGCGCCGGTAACGACGTGATGACGGCGGTGGGTGGCAACAACACCTTCCTGTTCAGCGGCGCGTTCGGTTTCGATGCCATCAACGGTTATCAGGGCAGCGACAAACTGGTGTTCATGGGCGTCGAAGGCGCGGGGCAGGGCTACAACTACAAGCAGCATGCGTCGCAGTCCGGCAGCGATACCGTGCTGAAGATTGGCGAGTATGCCGTGACGCTGGTCGGGGTTGGCGTGGCTAACCTGTCGGACTCGAGTTTCGTCTTCGCATAG
- a CDS encoding polyurethanase: MGVYDYKNFTTADSKALFSDAMAITLYSYHNLDNGFAAGYQHNGFGIGLPATLVTALLGGTDSQGVIPGIPWNPDSEKLALDAVKKAGWTPITASQLGYDGKTDARGTFFGEKAGYTTAQVEILGKYDAQGHLTEIGVAFRGTSGPRENLIVDSIGDVINDLLAAFGPKDYAKNYVGEAFGNLLNDVVAFAKANGLTGKDVLVSGHSLGGLAVNSMADLSGGKWGGFFKDSNYIAYASPTQSSTDKVLNVGYENDPVFRALDGSTFTGASIGVHDAPKESATDNIVSFNDHYASTAWNLLPYSILNIPTWISHLPTAYGDGMNRVIESKFYDLTSKDSTIIVANLSDPARANTWVQDLNRNAETHKGSTFIIGSDGNDLIQGDSGNDYLEGRAGNDTFRDSGGYNIILGGQGSNTLDLQKSVNTFDFASDGAGNLYIRDANGGISITRDIGAIVTKEPGFLWGLFKDDVTHSVTAGGLKVGNNVTAYESSVKGSNGVDTLKAHASGDWLFGLDGNDHLIGGAGNDVFVGGAGNDLMESGGGADTFLFNGAFGQDRVVGFTSNDKLVFLGVQGVLPGDDFRAHATAVGQDTVLKFGGDSVTLVGVALNSLSADGIVIA, translated from the coding sequence ATGGGTGTGTATGACTACAAAAACTTCACTACAGCCGATTCCAAGGCGCTGTTCAGCGATGCCATGGCGATCACGCTGTATTCCTACCACAACCTCGATAACGGCTTTGCCGCCGGTTATCAGCACAATGGCTTCGGTATTGGCTTGCCCGCGACATTGGTCACGGCATTGCTGGGGGGGACCGATTCCCAAGGCGTCATCCCCGGCATTCCATGGAACCCCGATTCGGAAAAACTCGCGCTCGACGCCGTGAAAAAGGCCGGCTGGACGCCGATCACCGCCTCGCAACTGGGCTATGACGGCAAGACCGACGCACGCGGAACCTTCTTTGGCGAGAAGGCCGGTTACACCACGGCTCAGGTCGAGATTCTCGGCAAGTACGACGCCCAGGGCCACCTCACGGAAATCGGCGTTGCCTTTCGCGGCACCAGCGGCCCGCGTGAGAACCTGATCGTCGATTCCATCGGCGATGTCATCAACGATTTGCTCGCGGCGTTCGGGCCCAAGGATTACGCGAAAAACTACGTCGGTGAAGCGTTCGGCAATCTGCTCAATGACGTGGTCGCGTTTGCCAAGGCTAACGGCCTCACCGGCAAGGACGTGCTGGTCAGCGGCCACAGCCTCGGCGGACTGGCGGTCAACAGCATGGCAGATTTGAGCGGCGGCAAGTGGGGCGGGTTCTTCAAGGACTCCAACTACATCGCCTACGCCTCACCGACCCAAAGCAGCACCGACAAGGTGCTCAACGTCGGCTACGAAAATGACCCGGTGTTCCGCGCCCTCGATGGCTCGACCTTCACCGGTGCCTCGATCGGCGTACACGACGCGCCGAAAGAATCGGCCACCGACAACATCGTCAGCTTCAACGATCACTACGCATCGACCGCGTGGAATCTGCTGCCGTACTCGATCCTCAACATTCCGACCTGGATCTCGCATTTGCCCACTGCCTATGGCGACGGCATGAACCGGGTGATCGAGTCGAAGTTCTACGACCTGACCAGCAAGGACTCGACGATTATCGTCGCCAACCTGTCGGACCCTGCGCGTGCGAATACCTGGGTACAGGACCTCAACCGCAACGCCGAAACCCACAAGGGCAGCACGTTTATCATCGGCAGCGATGGCAACGACCTGATCCAGGGCGACAGTGGCAACGACTACCTGGAGGGCCGCGCCGGCAACGACACTTTCCGCGACAGCGGCGGTTACAACATCATTCTTGGCGGGCAAGGCAGCAACACCCTCGACTTGCAGAAATCGGTGAACACCTTCGACTTTGCCAGTGACGGCGCCGGCAATCTGTATATCCGCGATGCCAACGGCGGGATCAGCATTACCCGCGACATCGGCGCCATTGTCACCAAGGAGCCGGGCTTCCTCTGGGGGCTGTTCAAGGACGATGTGACCCACAGCGTCACGGCCGGAGGCTTGAAGGTTGGCAACAATGTCACCGCCTACGAATCCAGCGTCAAAGGCAGCAATGGCGTTGATACGCTGAAGGCGCATGCCAGCGGTGACTGGTTGTTCGGGCTCGATGGCAATGATCACTTGATCGGCGGCGCGGGCAATGACGTATTTGTCGGTGGCGCCGGTAATGACCTGATGGAGTCGGGGGGCGGGGCGGATACGTTCCTGTTCAACGGCGCGTTCGGGCAGGATCGGGTGGTCGGTTTCACGTCCAACGACAAACTGGTGTTTCTTGGTGTACAGGGCGTGTTGCCTGGCGACGACTTCCGCGCCCATGCCACGGCGGTCGGGCAGGATACCGTGCTGAAGTTCGGCGGCGATTCGGTGACATTGGTTGGCGTGGCACTTAACAGTCTGAGTGCTGACGGCATCGTTATCGCCTGA
- a CDS encoding OprD family porin — protein sequence MTEFATARFTLLLLLCGLTETAVADGFFDDAKTQVLTRNFYLSNDYRSPSPTGKNYKQEWAQGFIGTFSSGFTPGTVGFGIDAHAFAGLKLDGGKGHSGTGLLPVDSDGRSASNYSSAGGALKLKASRSTLAFGEMTVETPVFDTSDKRLQPEYATGFLLTSREIDNLTLQAGHFTAFKNQNSSSGKGDFYGYGANIEAGAISFLGADLLGDSPLGGAVYASELTDTWHQYYGNLHFKQSGVLLDANLYHTRDTGRALAGAIDNTAFSLSGKYAFGPHAVMLGWQRIDGDTPFDFVGGDSIYLANSIKYADFNGAGERSWQARYDLDLGALGIPGLNFMTRYVSGDHIDGTHAPKGGAYNPFDADSGEFQPQQGNGGKHWERDLDLKYVVQSGAAKDLSVQVSHVSHRANSAQAGDDIDRIYVVIQYPLGF from the coding sequence ATGACCGAATTCGCGACTGCGCGTTTCACCCTGTTATTGCTGCTCTGCGGGCTAACCGAAACGGCCGTCGCCGACGGCTTTTTCGACGATGCCAAAACCCAAGTGCTCACTCGCAACTTCTACCTCAGCAACGATTACCGCTCACCCTCGCCCACCGGAAAAAACTACAAACAGGAATGGGCGCAAGGGTTTATCGGCACTTTCTCATCCGGATTCACCCCGGGAACTGTCGGGTTTGGTATTGATGCCCACGCCTTTGCCGGCTTGAAACTCGATGGTGGCAAAGGTCACTCCGGCACAGGCCTGTTGCCGGTCGACAGCGATGGCCGCAGCGCCAGCAACTATTCCAGTGCCGGCGGTGCCTTGAAACTGAAGGCCTCGCGCAGCACGTTGGCGTTTGGCGAAATGACCGTGGAAACCCCGGTGTTCGACACCAGCGACAAACGCCTGCAACCGGAGTACGCCACGGGTTTTCTGCTGACCAGTCGGGAAATCGACAACCTCACGCTTCAGGCCGGGCATTTCACGGCGTTCAAGAACCAGAACAGTTCTTCCGGCAAGGGTGATTTCTACGGTTACGGCGCCAACATCGAGGCGGGCGCCATCAGTTTCCTCGGCGCCGACCTGCTCGGCGACAGTCCGTTGGGCGGTGCCGTCTATGCCTCCGAGTTGACGGACACCTGGCATCAGTACTACGGCAACCTGCACTTCAAGCAGTCAGGCGTGTTGCTCGACGCCAACCTCTATCACACCCGCGATACCGGCCGGGCGCTGGCCGGTGCTATCGACAACACCGCGTTCAGTCTGTCGGGCAAGTACGCCTTCGGACCACACGCGGTGATGCTCGGCTGGCAGCGGATCGACGGCGACACGCCTTTCGATTTCGTCGGCGGCGACTCGATCTACCTCGCCAACTCGATCAAATACGCCGACTTCAACGGCGCCGGCGAACGTTCGTGGCAAGCGCGCTACGACCTCGACCTCGGCGCGTTGGGTATTCCCGGTCTGAACTTCATGACCCGCTACGTCAGCGGCGATCACATCGACGGCACCCACGCGCCCAAGGGCGGCGCCTACAACCCGTTCGATGCCGACAGCGGTGAGTTCCAGCCGCAGCAAGGCAATGGCGGCAAGCACTGGGAGCGCGACCTTGATTTGAAATACGTCGTCCAGTCGGGCGCAGCGAAGGATTTGTCGGTGCAGGTGTCGCATGTTTCGCATCGGGCGAACAGCGCTCAGGCGGGCGATGACATCGACCGGATCTATGTGGTGATTCAGTACCCGCTGGGGTTCTGA
- a CDS encoding amidase, whose product MIEVTEVSIAQLRAALESGRTTSVELVQAYLARIDAYDGADTPTALNAVVVRNPQALNEAQASDARRAKGETLSPLDGIPYTAKDSYLVKGLTAASGSPAFADLVAYRDAFTIERLRAAGAICLGKTNMPPMANGGMQRGVYGRAESPYNANYLTAPFASGSSNGAGTATAASFAAFGLAEETWSSGRGPASNNGLCAYTPSRGVISVRGNWPLTPTMDVVVPYARTMADLLEVLDIVVAEDPDTRGDLWRLQPWVPIPSVSSVRPAAYAELAADRSALAGKRFAVPRMFINADPEAGTSEAPGIGGPTGQRINTRASVIDLWKQAREALEAAGAEVIETDFPLVSNCEGDRPGAPTVFTRGLVSKEFLHHELWDLTAWAFDDFLQANGDPKFNRLVDVDGPKIFPHEPGTLPNREGDLVAGMDEYVRMAERGITPWNEISTVPDGLRGLEQTRRIDLEDWMDKLGLDAVLFPTVADVGPADADVNPQSADIAWSNGIWVANGNLAIRHLGVPTVTVPMGVMADIGMPVGLTFAGRAYDDSSLLRLAAAFESTGSKRQIPPRTPPLP is encoded by the coding sequence ATGATCGAAGTCACTGAAGTTTCCATTGCCCAACTGCGCGCCGCACTTGAATCCGGCCGGACCACCTCGGTGGAACTGGTGCAGGCCTATCTCGCCCGCATCGATGCCTACGACGGCGCCGACACGCCGACCGCACTGAACGCGGTGGTCGTACGCAATCCGCAAGCGCTGAACGAAGCGCAAGCCTCTGACGCACGCCGCGCCAAAGGCGAAACCTTGAGCCCGCTCGACGGCATCCCTTACACCGCCAAGGACAGTTATCTGGTCAAAGGTCTGACCGCGGCGTCCGGCAGCCCTGCCTTCGCCGATCTGGTTGCCTACCGCGATGCGTTCACCATCGAGCGCCTGCGGGCGGCCGGGGCGATCTGCCTGGGTAAAACCAACATGCCGCCGATGGCCAATGGCGGAATGCAGCGCGGGGTGTATGGCCGCGCTGAAAGCCCGTACAACGCCAACTACCTCACCGCGCCGTTCGCTTCCGGCTCGTCGAATGGCGCCGGCACCGCCACGGCGGCCAGTTTTGCCGCGTTCGGTCTGGCAGAAGAAACCTGGTCGAGCGGTCGCGGCCCGGCGTCGAACAATGGCCTGTGCGCCTACACCCCTTCGCGTGGGGTGATCTCGGTGCGCGGCAACTGGCCGCTGACGCCGACCATGGATGTGGTCGTGCCTTACGCACGCACCATGGCCGACCTGCTTGAAGTCCTCGACATTGTCGTGGCCGAAGATCCGGATACCCGTGGCGACCTCTGGCGCCTGCAACCGTGGGTGCCGATCCCGAGCGTCAGCTCCGTGCGCCCCGCCGCTTACGCTGAACTCGCGGCCGACCGCAGTGCACTGGCCGGCAAGCGCTTCGCCGTGCCGCGCATGTTCATCAACGCCGACCCTGAAGCGGGCACCAGCGAAGCGCCGGGCATCGGTGGCCCGACCGGCCAACGCATCAACACCCGCGCTTCGGTGATCGATTTGTGGAAGCAGGCGCGCGAGGCCCTCGAAGCGGCCGGCGCTGAGGTCATCGAGACTGACTTCCCGCTGGTGTCCAATTGCGAAGGCGATCGCCCCGGCGCGCCGACAGTGTTCACCCGAGGGCTGGTGTCGAAAGAGTTCCTCCACCATGAACTGTGGGATCTGACCGCTTGGGCGTTCGACGACTTCCTGCAAGCCAACGGCGATCCGAAGTTCAATCGTCTGGTCGATGTCGACGGGCCGAAGATCTTCCCGCACGAACCGGGCACCCTGCCCAACCGTGAGGGGGATCTGGTCGCCGGTATGGACGAATACGTGCGCATGGCCGAGCGCGGCATTACGCCGTGGAATGAAATCTCCACCGTGCCCGATGGCCTGCGTGGTCTGGAGCAGACCCGGCGCATCGATCTCGAAGACTGGATGGACAAGCTCGGCCTCGACGCCGTGCTTTTCCCGACCGTCGCCGACGTCGGCCCGGCGGACGCAGACGTGAATCCGCAGTCAGCCGATATCGCCTGGAGCAACGGCATCTGGGTCGCCAACGGCAACCTCGCCATCCGTCACCTCGGCGTGCCGACCGTCACCGTGCCCATGGGCGTGATGGCCGACATCGGCATGCCAGTCGGCCTGACCTTCGCCGGTCGCGCCTACGACGATTCGAGCCTGCTGCGCCTGGCCGCAGCGTTCGAATCGACGGGTAGCAAACGCCAGATCCCGCCACGCACCCCACCACTGCCGTAA
- a CDS encoding aspartate aminotransferase family protein codes for MSAELDPTRSTRDFQAADGAHHIHAFVDQKALNEEGPRVMVSGDRLALWDNDGNRYLDGMSGLWCTNLGYGRKDLAAAATAQLEQLPYYNMFFHTTHPAVIELSELLFSLLPKHYSHAIYTNSGSEANEVLIRTVRKFWQVMGKPEKKIMIGRWNGYHGSTLAATALGGMKFMHEMGGTIPDVAHIDEPYWFAHEGDLSPEEFGLKAARQLEEKILELGADKVAAFVAEPFQGAGGMIIPPATYWPEIQRICRQYDVLLCADEVIGGFGRTGEWFAHQTFGFEPDTLSIAKGLTSGYIPMGGLILSRRMAEALVEKGGVFAHGLTYSGHPVAAAVAIANLKALRDEGVVTRVKSDTGPYLQNCLREVFGNHPLVGEIQGVGLVAALQFAEDKATRKRFANENDIAWRCRTIGFEEGLIIRSTLGRMIMAPALIANRAELDELIDKTRIAVDRTAREYGVL; via the coding sequence ATGTCCGCCGAACTCGATCCGACCCGCAGCACCCGTGATTTTCAAGCCGCCGATGGCGCTCACCACATTCACGCGTTTGTCGATCAGAAGGCCCTCAACGAAGAAGGTCCACGGGTGATGGTCAGCGGTGATCGCCTGGCGTTGTGGGACAACGACGGCAATCGGTATCTCGACGGCATGTCCGGCCTGTGGTGCACCAACCTCGGCTACGGGCGCAAGGATCTGGCCGCCGCCGCGACCGCGCAACTGGAGCAATTGCCCTACTACAACATGTTCTTCCACACCACTCACCCGGCCGTGATCGAACTGTCGGAGTTGCTGTTCAGCCTGCTGCCGAAGCACTACAGCCACGCGATCTACACCAATTCCGGCTCTGAGGCCAACGAAGTGCTGATCCGCACCGTGCGCAAGTTCTGGCAGGTAATGGGCAAACCCGAGAAGAAAATCATGATCGGCCGCTGGAATGGTTACCACGGCTCGACCCTCGCGGCGACGGCGCTGGGCGGCATGAAGTTCATGCACGAAATGGGCGGCACCATTCCCGATGTGGCGCACATTGACGAGCCTTACTGGTTTGCCCACGAAGGCGACCTCAGCCCGGAAGAGTTTGGTCTGAAAGCCGCTCGCCAACTGGAAGAGAAGATCCTCGAACTGGGTGCCGACAAGGTCGCCGCCTTCGTCGCCGAACCGTTCCAGGGCGCTGGCGGGATGATCATTCCGCCTGCCACTTACTGGCCGGAAATCCAGCGCATCTGCCGTCAGTACGATGTGCTGCTGTGCGCTGACGAAGTGATTGGCGGTTTTGGCCGCACCGGTGAATGGTTCGCCCACCAGACGTTCGGTTTCGAGCCCGACACGCTGTCGATCGCCAAAGGCCTGACCTCCGGTTACATCCCCATGGGCGGCTTGATCCTGTCGCGGCGCATGGCAGAGGCGCTGGTGGAAAAGGGTGGCGTTTTTGCTCACGGCCTCACTTACTCCGGGCACCCGGTCGCGGCGGCGGTGGCGATTGCCAACCTCAAGGCCTTGCGTGATGAAGGTGTGGTCACTCGGGTGAAATCCGACACTGGGCCTTATCTGCAAAACTGTCTGCGTGAAGTGTTCGGCAACCATCCGCTGGTGGGTGAGATTCAGGGGGTCGGGCTGGTGGCGGCGTTGCAGTTCGCTGAAGACAAGGCGACTCGCAAGCGTTTCGCCAACGAGAACGACATTGCCTGGCGCTGCCGCACGATCGGCTTTGAGGAGGGTTTGATCATTCGTTCGACGTTGGGCCGGATGATCATGGCCCCTGCCCTGATTGCCAACCGTGCGGAGCTTGATGAGCTGATCGACAAGACGCGAATTGCGGTGGATCGCACGGCCCGGGAGTACGGCGTGCTGTGA